In Grus americana isolate bGruAme1 chromosome 4, bGruAme1.mat, whole genome shotgun sequence, one genomic interval encodes:
- the LOC129205960 gene encoding radial spoke head protein 6 homolog A-like has translation MAEPPEEPPPQAVPREGQEEPGLREHLWPGRSPDQPEPYTSHQPQQSEPGPVSYEYQGVRQGADQPQGLRKSIYQPRAPDQDPYQAQDQRETVGQTHAPGQAPYQSQTPVQHLYHPWGAEQASYKLQVPEINISQSYMLGQDSHQEARQSMYQSYALGLDPHQAEEPKSAYQTYAVGRDHYQAYGRGHGPYQPHEPGYGLYQPGYSLYDDQIPDPNSRMLAIQNAKAYLLQSSTISGLNLYDHLANMLTKILDEQPTNVVDIIENISKDVKWAQFRKKMDTLRDEHEILPKFEAAEKRKALFLKANGEGDEELEEEIGEMPLPNVMETAFYFEQAGIGLSKDESYHIFLALKKLISIQPIQTCRFWGKILGLEMNYIIAEVQYHEGEEEEETEEDEVIEEGGKGVGEDEDEDEEKEDEPPKSTYKPPPVVPKEENGTGANKFVYFVCNEPGKPWVKLPSVTPAQIVCARKIKKFFTGRLDAPVVSFPPFPGNEANYLRAQIARISAGTQISPIGFYQFAEEEGEEEEEGGGGRETYEENPDFQPLSVAELVDSLSTWVHHRQSILKQGRCVWLNPFQKSEEEEEEENEEDEKAEEPDEQQQEIGPPLLTPVSEDEGIQNIPAWTAQPSTNLIPQYAVAILRSNRWPGAYAFASGKKFDNIYFGWGHKYSPENHAPALPPPVQAEYPRGPEITETRDPTLEEELAFKAAKEEALAAAEEEEDEEDVEDDEEEDDD, from the exons ATGGCTGAGCCTCCCGAGGAGCCCCCGCCCCAGGCTGTCCCgcgggaagggcaggaggagccagGCCTCAGGGAGCACCTGTGGCCCGGACGCAGCCCCGATCAACCCGAGCCGTACACTTCCCACCAGCCTCAGCAGTCAGAACCGGGACCGGTTTCCTATGAATACCAGGGGGTGAGGCAAGGGGCCGATCAGCCACAAGGACTGAGAAAGAGCATTTATCAGCCACGTGCACCCGACCAAGACCCCTACCAAGCACAAGACCAAAGAGAAACTGTCGGCCAGACTCATGCACCGGGACAAGCACCATATCAATCACAGACCCCAGTTCAACATCTCTATCATCCATGGGGAGCAGAACAAGCCTCTTACAAGCTACAGGTGCCAGAAATAAACATCAGCCAGAGTTACATGCTGGGACAAGACTCTCATCAAGAGGCAAGGCAAAGCATGTATCAGTCATATGCACTAGGATTAGACCCTCACCAAGCTGAAGAACCAAAAAGTGCCTATCAGACATATGCAGTAGGACGAGATCACTATCAAGCCTATGGACGTGGGCATGGCCCCTATCAACCACACGAACCAGGTTATGGTCTCTATCAGCCAGGATACAGTCTGTATGATGATCAGATCCCAGATCCCAACTCCCGAATGCTGGCAATTCAGAATGCAAAAGCCTATttactgcagagcagcacaatATCTGGCCTGAACTT ATATGATCATCTTGCTAATATGCTAACAAAGATCCTGGATGAACAGCCCACAAATGTAGTAGACATAATTGAGAATATCAGCAAGGATGTGAAGTGGGCTCAGTTTCGGAAAAAAATGGACACTCTTCGAGATGAACATGAGATTCTTCCAAAATttgaagctgcagaaaagcgcAAAGCTTTGTTCCTCAAGGCAAATGGAGAAGGAGATGAAGAACTGGAAGAAGAGATA GGAGAGATGCCTCTACCTAATGTAATGGAAACAGCCTTTTATTTTGAACAGGCTGGAATAGGCTTGAGCAAAGATGAATCCTATCACATATTCCTTGCCCTTAAAAAACTAATTAGCATTCAGCCAATCCAGACCTGTCGCTTCTGGGGCAAAATTTTGGGCCTGGAGATGAACTATATTATAGCTGAAGTACAGTACCatgagggggaagaggaggaggaaacagaaGAGGACGAAGTTAttgaggaaggagggaaaggggtgggtgaagatgaagatgaagatgaggagaaagaagatgAACCACCAAAGTCCACCTATAAGCCCCCACCTGTCGtcccaaaagaagaaaatgggacTGGGGCTAATAAATTTGTCTACTTTGTCTGTAATGAGCCAGGCAAGCCATGGGTGAAATTGCCTTCAGTGACGCCAGCCCAGATTGTCTGTGCCAGGAAAATCAAGAAGTTCTTCACTGGTAGGCTGGATGCTCCTGTTGTgagctttcctcctttccctggaAATGAAGCCAATTACCTGCGTGCACAGATAGCTCGGATCTCAGCAGGAACCCAGATCTCTCCCATTGGATTTTACCAgtttgcagaggaagaaggagaagaggaggaggaggggggaggaggaagagaaacataTGAAGAAAACCCTGATTTTCAGCCTCTTTCTGTAGCTGAACTGGTGGATTCTCTCTCCACATGGGTACACCATAGACAGAGTATCCTAAAGCAG GGTCGTTGTGTTTGGCTTAATCCTTTTCAAAaatcagaggaagaagaagaagaagaaaatgaagaggatgagaaagcagaggagcCAGATGAACAACAGCAAGAAATAGGACCTCCTCTTCTCACTCCAGTCTCTGAAGATGAAG GAATTCAAAACATCCCTGCTTGGACAGCTCAGCCTTCTACAAACTTGATCCCACAATATGCTGTTGCAATCCTCAGGTCTAACCGATGGCCCGGAGCATATGCCTTTGCATCTGGCAA gaaATTTGATAACATCTACTTTGGCTGGGGTCACAAATACAGTCCAGAAAACCACGCTCCCGCACTGCCTCCACCAGTGCAAGCAGAATACCCCAGGGGGCCAGAAATCACTGAAACAAGAGACCCCACTCTGGAAGAGGAACTGGCTTTCAAGGCTGCGAAGGAAGAAGCCTTAGCTGcagctgaagaggaggaagatgaggaagatGTTGAggatgatgaagaggaggatgatgatTAA